The genomic region ATgatctaaaatgaaaaaaaaaaaaaacaatttgatcATTGGCTCATGAATTGCTTCATTTTACTAGTCGGGcacaagaaacaaaagaatagttgatcatatgatatttttaaggacaattattaaaaactgaatgatttaaaagtaattaattaaatggttAATGTATATGAATATCACAGAGGGGCCAGCATAGGTAGCTGGCCACTcgtttttatattcatattttctctgttttcatttcattattttcttcttctcccttcGATTTCTCCAGAACAGCAAGGGAGAATCAATTCCTCATCGTTGCAATTTTTCTTTCACTCTCTAGATTCTCATCTTTCCTCTCTTCTACCCCTTCAGAAAAAACCATGTCTTCATATTATATGTATATCTAgctcttcattttttcttgctCAAGATTATGCTGTAAAATTCTGAAACTCACAGTTTCAGCCACATTTTAGACTTAAAGATCTGCGCGTTGACCCTTGGCAGGTTCAGCTTTTGGAGTTGTTCATCCTCATAAGCCTTTGATTAGtccaagtttttcttttttctctctctctctctctcaagttcaaagttttgtttcctttttcccGTGTCTTTCTCTCTCCCTTGCTGTGGACTTGTGGAATGCTAAGGTCAGAGATTTCTGAGACATGTTCTAGCAGACTTTTGGTGAATTGGGTCACTGTGGTTTCTGTCATGGGTGGCAGAGAATCTGGATCCTCAGAGATCTAAGCCTCTCTCTCTGGTGTTTTGTTCATCACACACCCTTTTGTCTGGCATAGTCGTGAAAGTGAAAGAGTGAGAGAAGATGATGAGAATGAAAAATATCAATAGTAGTAATAACAATAAGACAAATGGTCTTTCTTCCATCATTAACAATGGAGGTTCAGATGGTAACAGAGCCGAGCCTGGTTCAAAGGAATGGGAGATGAGGCCAGGTGGAATGCTGGTTCAGATGAGAACAACTGACTCGGATCGGAACTCAGCACTTGTGCCCACAATTAGAGTTAGGGTCAAATATGGTTCAATTTATCATGAAGTCAACATTAGTTCACAAGCTACATTTGGTAACTCTTCACTTTTTTTCAGttcttattgttatttatttccCTTTATGTTCTCTCTTCTGTCGGTTGTCTTTACCTTTCTCTTAttggacaaaacttagatacagATTTTTAGGTGTTTCTGATTGTTCTTCTATCAGAAATAAAGGTACCTGGTAATCTGTGTGATAAAAGTCTGCATTAAATGTCGACCTAGATTGTTGAGGTGAAGCATCTATTTTGGTAGTGTAACATCAAAAGCATTCAAGGAACTGTATCCAAGTTTtgtccttttttgttttggttacaTTGGTTATTGTGTGTTTATGTGTGTGTTTAATTTCTGGGGTTGGAGGGGAGTTGAAGAAAATGCTGTCTGGGCCAACTGGGTTACACCATGAAGATCAAAAGCTGTTATACAAAGACAAGGAGAGGGATTCAAAGGCTTTTCTTGACATGGTTGGGGTGAAGGACAAATCCAAGATAGTGCTAGTGGAAGACCCTATTAGTCAAGAGAAGAGGTTGTTAGAGAGAAGGAAGAATGCTAAGATGGAGAAAGCTGCAAAGTCGATCTCAGAAATCAGCTTGGAAGTAGATAGGCTTGCAGGACGGGTAAGTATTAtggttattaatttgttttaatgttttttgaatttttcctTATAATTTTCAAGCACTTAATTATGAGTGAGGTGGGATTGTATTAAATGCTTGAGTAGTTGGAAGCTGATAAGTGATTGGAATTAGTTAGGTATCAGCCTTTGAGTCAATTATTAGCAAAGGTGGGAGAGTTGTGGAAACAGATTTGCTTAATCTGATTGAGTTATTGATGAATCAATTGCTTAAATTGGATGGTATAGTAGCTGATGGGGATGTCAAATTACAGAGGAAAATGCAGGTAATGTATAGACTTGCTCACTTTTGTGTTATTAGTACATCTCAAATTGCATTTGCTAATAATGGTAGTGAGACATTAATTTTGAAGGTAAAAAGAGTTCAAAAGTATGTTGAAACTCTGGATGTGCTGAAAGTTAAGAATTCCATGCCTAGTAGCAATGGAGGCCATGCCCCAGTGCAGCCTCAACAGAAGCATTCAAATGGGCAAAGGCAGGGACCAGTTCAAgagaaaaaacaacaaaagcatTCAAATGGACATCATAGATTGGCCTTAGCACCAATTCAGGAGCAGGAACAACAACAACCCTCAAGGAATTCCACCTCAGGAGTTGTAGTTACCACAAATTGGGAATTGTTTGATTCTGTCCCACCATTAATCCCTGTGCCATCCACATCCCCATCACCACACCCCTCGGTGACCAATAATTCAGGTCCTCACAAGTTCAATTGGGAATTCTTCAACCAATTACCATAGTGTTTTACTTGTGTTGATACGATTTGGGTTTGTCTTCCACTTGGAGTGTTATATGTTTTACATTCTTTTCTGTATTTAGATTTGTTTAGCAACCCCTATAATCTGTCATTTACTTCAGAAATAAATGGGGTTGATATGATAgtgattatcataaaaaaagttacatttcTGTGATTTTGGTGTCCACCGAATTCATTTACCTGTATgggcctattttttatggatatattatatataatattattgtaaGCATTTGTAACTTTGTTAATAGAAACATTAGGATTTAGCCACATCTTAAGGACAGGTATAATTCAGAGTCTAAAATCCCATTTAAAGAATGATTTTGCTTTCTATCCATTTCCATTATTACTTTAAGTTTTGTTGTATTTCTTGGTGAAGCAGCATTGGACCATTGGTTGATGACATAATAACAGTTTTTCAGTATCTTAGCTTCTTGTGGGGGCTAGAAGTGACAAAAAGACTCGCATCTATTAAAGGGTTTTACTAATCCATCCAATCATAGGAAGCCAAGTCCAAAAAGtgttttaaaagaagagaagatgaaatgaTAAGTATGGATTAGAAATTACtattaataaatcaaaaagtTTGCTAATGTTAGTGTTTCTGGACACAGGCTATTCCACATTTAGAAACATTCCCTTCTTTGGCCTCAAGCAAAGACCGTGAGGCCGGAGGAGTGAAGAATAAGCGTGTTTCAATCTGCTAAGCTTGCTGCAGTGCAATTAAAATGGCtatgataattcatgcaatgaTTACGTAGTAGAGGCATTGAAATTTGTCTTAGTAAGCCTACAAAATAGTCAACTTTTTTTGTAGGTAATGATCGTAATTTACAACTGcataaatgatcatttatgGACTTGAAATAAAAGCAAATTTTCAAACACGATCCTCCTTCTATCTAAGAGCAAGCTGTGCTGATCCATGAAGGTACCtggcaaattcaaatttaaaaaagtcCTTACTTTTAACATGGTCTTCCTGGAGTCTGCGTCCTTAAGTCAGAGAGTtggttataaattaaaaaaaaaaagaagaagggagTGGaagttattttatcttttactcttttttgaaattaaaatatactttgTGAGTGACTCCGAAGGAGCTTCTTAGGATAGGAAAGAACATGAATAACATCATGGAGTTTCGAATTGTAAAATCTCTTAACtctcttcttttaatttcttcatgTGTATGAGGTTGTTCATTTGCTTGTCTATGTCCATGGCTGGCTTGGTTCTTCTTTTCTGGGTTACAATGTAATCTACTTATGGACCTCAATTTCTATTAATGATATTTGGTCTTTCATCAGacaattaatttgttttgctacgtttaatttctttttagaaTTTACCACTCTATTTATCAGTCTTTTATGTATTTGTGACCAACTTCTTATGATTGACGGAATTAGAATGAATCTATTAAAATAGCGAatgataaaacataatttaggGGGTTTTGGCCAGATTATTCATTTATAATCATTCTCTATGAACTTATGCTTCCACCAAATTTGAACCCTAACTGACCAAGTTGTAATTGAATTAGGGGAAAGACTTCTAATAGTGTTTGATCAGACCTATTAACTAATTTTAGAGAAGTCAGTAATTCAAGATTAATTAGAAATTCGATTAGGTTAGGAATTGGGAAATTTATTTGCATGATTAGAATCATAACCTTAGGCTTTTTTAGCTGTTAATCTCTTACACTATTATTGCTTGctctttgaattatattttcttgCGAGTAATTGAACATCAATCCTCAAACTGTCGATTTAAACCAAATTATTTAGTTTCGTGCAAAATTGGATTATTTTGGAATTGTCATTGAATACTGTATTCAAACTTAGATCCACCATACTTACCACAtagaatatatttatctttagcgaatatattttatgcataaaaacataaaaatatctatatataacatcacctcctaaaacaaaaaaaaaatatacacacaatatgtatattttattttttaataatgattttctacaattttatttgttgtaacacctccatttttttctttctatttctctctttctttcttatcaCATTTTTCTATTACACTACATAAAATAGTGATGCTACATCGTCCTAACTTTTGAAAAATCATCTTTACTCCTTTGATGATTTCAAAcactttcaaaaacatttttatttgtttcgaAATGTTTTCACAAGATTTCTTACGCACTTGTTATTATGTGTAGTGTGTGTAAAAAAGGTCTTTCAATATCTAGCCAGTGTAACTAACTTGAGtttgttttacaagaaaaattaataagattTCAAGTTGCTAAGATAATGTAATACAAACTATGCTAGAGGATGGAGAAAAGAGCAACAGTGAAGTGAAAGATGTCACTTCATTGGAGTAAACCTCTTTGTTGTAACCAAAGACATATATGCATCATTCAACTTCTAAAAacattttgatgataacaaaaaatattaaaatttatgttaaaCTAACAGTGTGTTACATGTGCAATAAAACACTCAATAACTTGTTTTATAATTTGCTTTTGAAAACATGatatgaaaacaaataaattttcacatatTTAACAACAAGATTACTTACCAATCATATCATACTAACCAATCATATCATACTATATTAATAatagatatatttattaatttcctatttatagaatttgaaaGTTAATCCCAAAGTTGTTGAAAATATGAAAACGTTTATGATTAATCTGCCTCCAAGAACTgtaatttttatgttacttGGTCATTTATGTAATTAGAGTGTCTATGAGTCTATGCCCGAGTgctttcaagtatttttttttatgcaactttcattttttataaccaAATTGAAATTTAGTACAAGTTATAAGAATTTGTATTACCGACaccttaaattcaaatttgatttcttcattaacaaaatgaaaaagaaagaactattttctttttaggtAAGCGATAAGATATACAAGTAAGGCGTATGTGTGCCTAATTAATATGGGACTAGCTAGAAATTGTCACGCatattacatttaatttaaagattGAGGAGCATGCATTAACCAAAAGTGTGATCCATATGCATTATTTGTTTATGGTTGTGGTAGATGAAGAGCTTGTTGTTTGTGGATGTGTCAATTTGTGaccgaaaaaaatgttaatatgtCAATTTTTTGGAAAATGGAAGTGAGCATCAAATCCGGTGGGTGTTtgacttaataataataataataatatgacgCCAATTGCGTATTGATAATGGCATAGGGCATGCCTTTATGGGAAGGAAGCATCTTAGCCTTGCAATTGCATGGTGTTCTATCATTTTCATAGCAGCTGGGTTTTGGTTATACATAGCAATTAACAACCATTTTtggtgaaaattttaaatttccaaGTTTATTAGAAACGTCTTTGCAATTCATGATCATTGAAACATCTGAAAAGTACCCACTTGGGCCTGCAGTGTTTTGAATGTTTGCAAATTACATGTACACAGTCATTTATTTCTGCATCACAAAGAAAGGAATTGTCCACTGAAATCAAAcatctcttttttcctttgtcaGAGTGAAGGATTTCTTCTTTATTCCCCCCCCTTCttggtctattttttttttcttttttggacaTTTCTGTACCGACAGTGTTTTTATTTAACCTAAGTTTCCCTAGGTATGACAGAAAGACGAAAATTAGTCTATATACTCtgtttatttctaattttatgattattgttatgttataatgttattttcggtgattttctacttttgttttctttatgtcTTCATATTTCgtgaaaaaaaagttgttagattcttcttttcAAAGGTGACAGTACTACTTGCAAGTACATAGACACCCTACCATATCTTTAGCTTTACAACGCTTTAATTTGACACTTTGAGCCAAAGTGTATATCGATTTAATCAAACTTAGCACAAATAATCATTCACTAATGAAGAGAAAAAGTTGTCTTTCCAAAATGCATAACCCTCTGTTTTGTATCATAagataaattttgttaaaatattctAGAAAATGTAGCTTAATTTCCATCCCAACCAAAGCCATATATACATTATGTGAAATGTTTACCATGTTATTTTTCATCCactaaaaaaatgctagcctttatttatttttatttttttgttaaagttaAGGTGAGttgaattttaaaagtttatcaaGATCTAGATAAGTTTCCCGTGtcaaatagtaattaaaaatatgtttatagattACTTCCAATAAAATTCTCATATTCTtggtgaaatttaatttaaactcacatcctagtttttattttaaaatgaaacctACATCCTCATTGGTAGAGGTgtgtaaaaaattgaattaaatttaactattctaaaatcaaattaaaccaaACCATAATAAACCATAATAATcaatttgttttgaataaaattgaatcaaattaatttataaaaaagattcgaataaaattatttgcatAAAATGGTTCAATTCAAACAATGCAAGGgtgtgaaaaagaaaataaaccaaGCCAACCTACAAAATCCGaacaattttaagaaaaaatctaattgaatcattttaaataattttatattcaaatcaaattatttttataaaccgAATTATGCACAACTTTATTTGTAGGATATGAGACTTATCCTTATCAATCATCCTAACTTTCTTTTGCCAACCAATTATGTTATACTttagaatcaaaataaaattctccctattattttctaattggtAGTGGGGAGAGAACCgatacatattaataaacatatttgTACATGTGATATGTGTAACAACGAAAGATATAGACAATCAATAAACTGTTACTCACATACTCCAACTAATAATCATTAAGGGGGGAAGAATGGACAAAGCAGACTGAAACCTAGACATGCCCGTGATGTTGTTGCCTTGGACAttgataaattgttttttagaaataaagTGAGTGCAGAAGTTTCCAAGTTTtgtgtagttgttgtgatagtGAATCAAAAAACAAGCCAAAATCACTAACAGTAACAccttacaacaacaacaacaacaacatgcaTCTTGTAGAGGTTTCCTTTGTTATTCCCTTAAATTATAAGACTTGTTGTGTTTCTGGTTTTCCCTTTGACCACACTCCACAGTCCACCCCACTCCACATGCTTACACATGCATATGGCTTCGACACTAACCATACGCTAGCACAAAAAGCTATACAAACATTCTAGTTCTACCTAacttattattatctttatcaGTATTGTCCCATAAAGCACttcctctattttattttttctctttagtcttctttaattttcatttttctcttacctttatgtgtgtgtgatacatttcttccacaTGGAACTATATATGCCCTGGTAATCGAATATAATGGAACTGAGTCCCTTTGTCTATGTAATAAGaagcattttttattatttatttatttatgtatatctTTCATATGGAACCCATTTTAACGTGtacattataataattaatttcttatgtcACGCTTgaaaattagttatattttacAATAGTACTACAGCAGATTCAAGTTATCTCAGTATCAAACTACAtgtttcaataattaaaaatgaatttagtgATTGGTCATgaatataaaagattaatttgACTTGTTACATTCTAGTTTATCTCCCTAAATAATATAGTGACGACAAAAGAAAACTCACGGAGGGTGATATAATAACTGACCATATCGATCATTAGGGTCAACTTAAAACGATGTTTCGtaatataattgttattttcgtgatctataaaaataaaataaagtaatatcTACAAATATATGAACAGTTATAGTTGGCTGCATATACAGAAAAACCAGTTCAAGCGTTGTGATTCCATTGATAcatcttttctaatttttcttttaaatgttaaacatgtataatttttataagaatttattaTAAGATATACTAGCTATATGTTAACAGTTGACGAGTAATATCATATCAATTCATCACCAAACATATTATCgcttaaaatttaatatgtatAAGGTTTTCCGTACATAATCCTCTTGCTTTATGACATTGACGATCTTGATACCCCGGTGCCTCTTATTGTAAACATCACActattttgtataaaaagagacattaaataaaaattatctacattttattatttctttttttttataaaaataataacacagataaatttaatgcaaaatttaatgtataatgATGCATTGCATAAGAGTACCATTGATGCATTAAAAATCACTCATAATCTTATATTTAGAAGTTAATTCTAAAGCTAGTAGCtagcaaacaaaaattgaaatatatttctaGAGTAACTgtacaataatattatttaatattaattattttatgtttagaaGGTTAATTATAGAGTATTTTTAGATAGTGTTTTGTCtagattgtttttttaaaaataattttcatgaaatgatttaaaatgtcattaatttaaaatatacgtGACCATATTGTGAAATCGagaactatataaaaaaataattaatcaacaaTTTTCGTCTTTCTATCTTAACATGGTGCCAATAATCAGAAACGACTATTATCATTAGAAAATTAAGTCAtctaaaattgttaaaaattcttaaatttacaCCAAGTCCATAATATTTGTGATATAGGGGTTCAATGTTATTCACTTCGTTCCTaattataacatattttttaaatatttgtttcacttttttgtaaaatcattttctaatttttagatacattaaatatttattttacatattttacttaattattctctttttaaatactaatgaaaaataaataaataaataaataaataaataaaaattaataattttaaaataataatattaataattgacatatttaatttaatttaatttaattaaataaattatttttttaaaagacataaattagttaaaattgttttataattaagaacGGAAGAAGGAGTATAAAACTACACTCTAGATCTCAACGTTTATCCAGGCaaggaaaaagtaaaagaaaatcgTGTTCCAAAGTTATTATAATCATATTTATTAGTGAATTCAGTTTTGTTTTTGAGTGTATTTTTTCTTTAGAACGTGGGAGGTTAGTTACTTCCGTTAAAATGCACTCTTATTAATAAGTGAGTGATTTAACTTTATGTTAAGAAATCTAATTTTGTATTTCCTCCACCTCGAGAATATATGacgtcttaaaaaaattattttaaaatatgtcgttttataaaattaatcataaatcaattttttttctaaaaatatatttaataagtacTTAATAGGagtaatacataaaaaataaaaacaaatcattaattaaagataaaagatgtattaaaaaattatctaatattttctttaaaacttaacaaattaattacatttttttaatacttatataaAAATCTTTAACATCACATATTATGGAactaagtatattttttttttcataaaattcgtGTATAAAGTCTTTAGTTATTTGCAATTGGACGGTACCTTGTCCGCCATCAGATGTCTCATTGTGAACTGCCCAGTCCTCTaaacaacaattttatattttgaactaATTCCCATCGATGCTTAGAAAAAGCATATATCTAATCTCCATTAATACTCAGATCGAGACGCactaataatgatatatatactaTTCTTAAATTGCATACCTATCTATTTTACTtcacataataatataaaaaaatttaaaaaatatttttttattgatatataaaaagAGATACACCCACATCTTTATTTTGTGGTGTAATTATATATTGTAATCTAtgataacaatatataattttatttggtcCTATATGGTAAAAAATACTCTTTAAATCACCTActacttttttaatataaactcTCATGTGTCAAATTCAttatattaaacttaaaaatataataaatttttaaaaaatatagtatttttaaaagaaataaaatacgtGGTTAGACAAACTCGTGTTTCTTtctatgtataataaatttattaatttttttaataattacctTAGAAGTTTAAATACAAAGTTTGGTTCATAGTATTAAGGTTTTACACTAATATTGCATGAGAATTGAACTCTAACTAAAATGATTCATTAGAGGTGGCTTATTGAGAGATTTGATCGAATAATATGCAGAGTCATAAATTCTAATCTCAGtataactattataaataaaaaaatctaaacaaatattataaactatAATACACACAACCTATAGAATGAGATCCTCACTTTCTTTACTTACTCATTTATAAATTCttcaaatttttcttcttttatttgaaTGCGCATTTCACACCCGCGTCCCTAcaattaacaaaagaaaaaaaaaaatctctcaatTTTCTCCAAGtacattttatctttatttatatattttattatttttaattgctgATCCCttttaatccattttttttatctctcttcaaaaataaatttatatcataatttaaattatttattgtgaatctaaaatataatttatatactaaaatatatctattttgttatgaattttaattaaatataatttctatatttaaaatattttttaccagatatttaaaatatttattcgtTACAAATTTTagctatataaaaaaataagcatttgaattattcaatgcataagtgaaaaaatactaaaattcatTAATACCAACTTAATAATGAAAGCTTGATAGTTTATACGAGGGCTTAAGTTCAAACTTCATTATTATTACCattatacataataaaaaagcTAAAATATTACTCCGGAGTAGTAGCAGTAGTTATAATAGTCTTTTTTTATGGGCTGCTAAACGGCTAAAGTATtggttattatataaattaaaaaatgtgcaaaacttaaaagaaaaaagaatatattttttaatttgcaattgCATGCATAGTTAGCCAACAACCACAGTAGGTAGAACCGTCACCGTTTCGTAGCACTTTCTCACGTGCGACGAAGCTCGCGCGTGCCAAAACTGTCGGTGGATCCTAAATGGAGGAGACACCCTTTGAATTTGAGCAGTGACATTATGTCGAAAAAGCTGTAGTTTGCTTGTCTTTTCGTATCTTAGTCATGCCTCCGATGCGCGCCACGTGTACCTACATTCCTTGAtgtccttcttctttttcttgtctcaCAATTTTGGTTTGGTATATTTATTCAATCAGAGTAATAATTATTCTTGCCCTAAGAAACCTATTAGTAGTAGATATTCCATTCCAAGAGCTTGCtttaaaacattaacaaatctcacaaaaatgaagaacttagttttaaaattaaatttcatataggttgcttttttattttgacaaaTGCTAACTAATGATTCGGagattaatgaattaaaaaaataatttattgatatacgtaaagttatgttatttataatttttttaatattttcctgtgatttacacaataaatatatatttttaattttttaaccaataatcTAAGACCTAAATTAACATCATCCTCTTATTTTTACTTACATGCATGAAGTCTTATATCTTTGATTCTGAAAGAAAAAGCTAAAGCCAATAGTTTGTTGGTTAGGTTgcattggaaaataaatttatgtattaTACCAGATTTTACTAACTGTACGCTACTTATATATTTATGCTTCAAtcacaaaaagaaaatgtttttatttttgtttatagcataaaactattaaatgtatatgaagaaacaaaaagaaatatagtGCTTGTCTATTTTATCAATAAGACCTGTCATTTCGATTTCGCTTTTAAA from Glycine soja cultivar W05 chromosome 16, ASM419377v2, whole genome shotgun sequence harbors:
- the LOC114390584 gene encoding BAG family molecular chaperone regulator 1-like isoform X2; this encodes MMRMKNINSSNNNKTNGLSSIINNGGSDGNRAEPGSKEWEMRPGGMLVQMRTTDSDRNSALVPTIRVRVKYGSIYHEVNISSQATFGELKKMLSGPTGLHHEDQKLLYKDKERDSKAFLDMVGVKDKSKIVLVEDPISQEKRLLERRKNAKMEKAAKSISEISLEVDRLAGRLGISL
- the LOC114390584 gene encoding BAG family molecular chaperone regulator 3-like isoform X1, whose translation is MMRMKNINSSNNNKTNGLSSIINNGGSDGNRAEPGSKEWEMRPGGMLVQMRTTDSDRNSALVPTIRVRVKYGSIYHEVNISSQATFGELKKMLSGPTGLHHEDQKLLYKDKERDSKAFLDMVGVKDKSKIVLVEDPISQEKRLLERRKNAKMEKAAKSISEISLEVDRLAGRVSAFESIISKGGRVVETDLLNLIELLMNQLLKLDGIVADGDVKLQRKMQVKRVQKYVETLDVLKVKNSMPSSNGGHAPVQPQQKHSNGQRQGPVQEKKQQKHSNGHHRLALAPIQEQEQQQPSRNSTSGVVVTTNWELFDSVPPLIPVPSTSPSPHPSVTNNSGPHKFNWEFFNQLP